A genomic stretch from Empedobacter stercoris includes:
- a CDS encoding S46 family peptidase, whose product MKKFLLSTLLVVMLFPFKVKADEGMWFLMFIERLNHRDMQKQGLQLTSEEIYSINNNSLKDAIVQFGGGCTAEMVSGQGLVLTNHHCGYGAIAELSAPEHDYLKDGFWAKDKAAELKPKNLKVRFFVRMDDVSKRILGVVNDKMSELDREKAINQEIAKIEKENSENGKYVVSVRSFFQGNEYYYFVYQDYEDVRLVGTPPSSIGKFGGDTDNWEWPRHTGDFAMFRVYADKDGNPAAYSTNNVPLQPKHHLPVSLKGYQQDDFAMILGYPGRTNRWMPAQGVAQNVEFAYPAWVEASKVTMDQMKKYMDQNQKVNIDYASKYAGVANYWKNRDGMIEALKLHGTVAKKTKEEEKFNKWAQKGANKAEYGNVVSNLNDYYAKTNLDARHNNYINILLRYSTLASAPYSIGKALENYAAANDAKRNEMRPRIQNAINAYYEKMYLPLEKDLLAAQLNLYTSKANEAGLAPYVADLAKQNNNNFTAFVNDAVERSFFADQKQVENFLISPDVEVLKKDPLYVLSNALVERASKQTDEQAKLNDVYSKNFRLLVKGLRESKIGNILYPDANSTLRLTYGSIQNLPKSTNPKRQPDVASNYFTTLEGTVAKHIPGDEEFENPQRLLDLAKAKDYGQYADKDGYLHVNFLSNNDITGGNSGSPVMNGKGELIGIAFDGNIEAMAGDVIFDPKLQRTISVDIRYVLWVVDKFAGAKHIVDEMTIVK is encoded by the coding sequence ATGAAAAAATTTTTATTATCCACTCTCTTAGTGGTTATGCTTTTTCCTTTTAAAGTGAAAGCTGACGAAGGAATGTGGTTTTTGATGTTCATCGAACGTCTGAATCACCGTGATATGCAAAAACAAGGGTTACAATTAACTTCAGAAGAAATCTATAGTATCAACAACAACTCTTTAAAAGATGCTATTGTTCAATTTGGTGGTGGATGTACTGCTGAAATGGTATCTGGTCAAGGTTTAGTTTTGACAAACCACCATTGTGGTTATGGTGCAATTGCTGAATTATCTGCTCCTGAACACGATTATTTAAAAGATGGTTTTTGGGCTAAGGATAAAGCTGCTGAGTTAAAACCAAAAAACTTAAAAGTACGTTTTTTCGTTCGTATGGATGATGTTTCTAAACGTATTTTAGGTGTTGTGAACGATAAAATGTCTGAGTTAGATCGTGAAAAAGCAATTAACCAAGAGATTGCTAAAATTGAAAAAGAAAACAGCGAAAATGGAAAATATGTTGTTTCTGTACGTTCTTTCTTTCAAGGAAATGAGTATTACTACTTTGTTTACCAAGATTATGAAGATGTACGTTTAGTAGGAACACCTCCAAGTTCTATTGGTAAATTTGGTGGAGACACAGACAACTGGGAATGGCCTCGTCATACAGGAGATTTTGCTATGTTCCGTGTTTACGCAGATAAAGATGGTAATCCTGCAGCTTATTCAACAAACAATGTTCCATTACAACCAAAACATCATTTACCTGTTTCTTTAAAAGGATACCAACAAGATGACTTTGCTATGATTTTAGGTTATCCAGGTCGTACAAATCGCTGGATGCCAGCGCAAGGTGTCGCTCAAAATGTTGAGTTCGCTTATCCTGCATGGGTAGAAGCTTCAAAAGTAACAATGGATCAAATGAAAAAATATATGGATCAAAATCAAAAAGTTAATATTGATTATGCATCTAAATATGCTGGAGTTGCGAACTATTGGAAAAACCGTGATGGTATGATTGAAGCATTAAAACTTCATGGAACAGTTGCGAAAAAAACAAAAGAAGAAGAAAAATTCAATAAATGGGCTCAAAAAGGAGCTAACAAAGCTGAATATGGTAATGTTGTTTCTAATTTGAATGATTATTATGCGAAAACAAATTTAGATGCTCGTCATAACAATTACATCAATATTTTATTACGCTATTCTACTTTAGCAAGTGCACCATACTCTATCGGTAAAGCGTTAGAAAATTATGCGGCTGCAAATGATGCAAAACGCAATGAAATGCGCCCTCGTATTCAGAATGCGATCAATGCATACTATGAAAAAATGTACTTGCCTTTAGAAAAAGATTTATTGGCTGCTCAATTAAATCTTTATACTTCTAAAGCAAATGAAGCGGGATTAGCACCTTATGTTGCTGATTTAGCAAAACAAAATAACAACAATTTTACTGCTTTTGTAAACGATGCTGTTGAAAGAAGTTTCTTCGCTGATCAAAAACAAGTTGAGAATTTCTTAATCTCTCCAGATGTAGAAGTATTGAAAAAAGATCCATTATATGTTTTATCAAACGCTTTAGTAGAAAGAGCTTCTAAGCAAACAGATGAGCAAGCGAAATTAAATGATGTTTATTCTAAAAACTTCCGTTTATTGGTAAAAGGTTTACGTGAGTCTAAAATCGGAAATATCTTATATCCTGATGCAAACTCTACGTTACGTTTAACGTACGGATCTATCCAAAATTTACCAAAAAGTACAAATCCAAAACGTCAACCAGACGTTGCATCTAACTACTTTACAACTTTAGAAGGTACAGTTGCAAAACACATCCCTGGTGACGAAGAATTCGAAAATCCACAACGTTTATTAGATTTGGCTAAAGCTAAAGATTATGGACAATATGCGGATAAAGACGGATACTTACACGTAAACTTCTTATCAAACAATGATATTACAGGAGGTAACTCAGGTTCTCCAGTAATGAATGGGAAAGGTGAATTAATCGGTATTGCATTTGATGGAAACATCGAAGCAATGGCTGGTGATGTTATTTTCGATCCTAAATTACAACGTACGATATCTGTAGATATTCGTTATGTTTTATGGGTTGTTGATAAATTTGCTGGAGCAAAACATATTGTTGATGAAATGACAATTGTAAAATAA
- a CDS encoding MBL fold metallo-hydrolase, which translates to MKVIPLFEGVYHVDENKEFQFKSQDIIEGKPESGYYLNVRPFLVQVADDNILIDTGFGGEIDCEPIVLRKLREHHIEPNQITKVLISHLHKDHANGLGNWVGEQFVCNFPNALIYIQQREYDYAISQTNNSYNYERLEKLKSFKNIIWMNENQGQISNQVEFELTGGHVPFQQVFWIKENDETVFYGADNLPQLNYLRYHAAFKNDIDGIKAMEDRLRWEVEAKKKHWTILFYHGKRTATNKF; encoded by the coding sequence ATGAAAGTTATTCCACTATTTGAAGGAGTTTATCATGTAGATGAAAATAAGGAATTTCAATTTAAAAGTCAAGATATAATCGAGGGCAAACCAGAAAGTGGTTATTATTTAAACGTTCGTCCTTTTTTGGTTCAGGTTGCAGACGATAATATTTTGATTGATACAGGTTTTGGAGGAGAAATAGATTGCGAACCTATTGTACTTAGGAAGTTGCGCGAACATCATATTGAGCCCAATCAAATTACAAAAGTATTGATTTCACACCTGCATAAAGACCATGCAAATGGATTAGGAAATTGGGTTGGTGAACAATTTGTATGTAATTTTCCGAATGCTCTTATTTACATTCAACAACGTGAATATGATTACGCAATTTCTCAAACAAATAATTCGTATAATTACGAACGTTTAGAAAAACTAAAATCATTCAAGAACATTATTTGGATGAATGAAAATCAAGGTCAAATATCAAATCAAGTTGAATTTGAACTCACAGGTGGACATGTTCCTTTTCAACAAGTTTTCTGGATTAAAGAAAATGATGAAACTGTTTTTTATGGAGCTGATAATTTACCTCAATTAAATTATCTTAGATATCATGCAGCTTTCAAAAATGATATTGATGGTATAAAAGCAATGGAAGATCGTTTGCGTTGGGAAGTTGAAGCTAAGAAAAAACATTGGACGATTCTTTTCTATCATGGAAAACGGACAGCTACAAATAAATTTTAA
- a CDS encoding DUF6814 family protein: MEILKKILGIVWIALSLVVAYFCIMEFGIPKLTSGSQDDLVFGIIILFVLTPIIVFGMALFGYYALIGEYSEEKL, encoded by the coding sequence ATGGAAATACTTAAAAAAATATTAGGAATTGTATGGATCGCGTTATCACTCGTTGTGGCATACTTTTGTATTATGGAATTTGGAATTCCAAAATTAACATCAGGTTCTCAAGATGATTTGGTTTTTGGAATTATTATACTCTTTGTTTTGACTCCAATTATAGTTTTTGGAATGGCTTTATTTGGCTATTATGCATTAATTGGAGAATATAGTGAGGAAAAACTATAA
- a CDS encoding MFS transporter, whose product MSETTSKKTIWKVIGASSMGTLIEWYDFFIFGSLAVVISTKFFPAENPTAAFLSTLATFAAGFVVRPFGALFFGRLGDIIGRKYTFMATLILMGGATFLIGCIPSYETIGFLAPLLVLILRLLQGLALGGEYGGAATYVAEHAPDGQRGYWTSWIQTTATIGLFVSLLVILLTKSVLSEEQFDLWGWRVPFALSIFMVYVSYIIRKNMDESPAFKKAKDEGTTSKNPLKESFGNRYNMKFVLLALFGAVMGQGVVWYTGQFYSMSYMKTVMNVDSNQVDSLLGIALLFGTPFFVVFGWLSDKVGRKWVMLIGMILAVFSYRPIYESMYQTSNLENKQEIVADTKHEAEMKVNGEVTDSIYTLNQSFTDGTTYKQVTIRHLENGQAKIVDGKVSEIVKRTAHITSGNKWKLIGLIWIQIVFITMVYGPIAAFLVEMFPVKIRYTSMSLPYHVGNGIFGGLLPAVSTYLVTNAKNNGDPQFYLEGLWYPIGIAAVCFIIGAIYISNKDRNVN is encoded by the coding sequence ATGAGTGAAACAACAAGTAAAAAAACAATCTGGAAAGTGATTGGAGCTTCCTCTATGGGAACTTTGATCGAATGGTATGATTTCTTTATTTTTGGAAGTCTTGCAGTTGTTATTTCCACAAAATTTTTCCCTGCAGAAAATCCTACCGCAGCCTTTCTTTCTACTCTTGCAACATTTGCAGCTGGTTTTGTAGTTCGTCCATTTGGAGCCTTATTTTTTGGTAGATTAGGAGATATAATTGGTCGAAAATATACCTTTATGGCAACTCTAATTTTGATGGGAGGTGCTACTTTCTTGATTGGTTGTATACCTTCTTATGAAACAATAGGTTTTCTTGCACCATTATTGGTTTTAATATTACGTTTATTACAAGGTTTGGCTTTAGGTGGTGAGTATGGTGGTGCTGCGACATATGTAGCCGAACATGCTCCAGATGGACAAAGAGGTTATTGGACTTCTTGGATACAAACAACTGCTACAATTGGTTTGTTTGTATCGTTATTGGTTATTTTATTAACTAAATCAGTTCTTTCTGAAGAACAGTTTGATTTATGGGGATGGAGGGTGCCATTTGCCTTATCTATTTTTATGGTATATGTTTCTTATATAATCCGAAAAAATATGGACGAGTCTCCTGCTTTTAAAAAGGCAAAAGATGAAGGAACGACATCTAAAAATCCTTTGAAAGAATCATTTGGTAACCGCTATAATATGAAATTCGTACTATTAGCTCTTTTTGGTGCGGTAATGGGACAAGGTGTTGTTTGGTATACGGGACAATTTTATTCGATGAGCTATATGAAAACTGTTATGAATGTAGATTCAAATCAAGTTGATTCATTGTTAGGAATAGCATTGTTATTTGGAACTCCTTTTTTTGTTGTATTTGGTTGGTTAAGTGATAAGGTAGGTCGAAAATGGGTGATGTTAATAGGGATGATTTTAGCTGTCTTTTCGTATCGTCCAATTTACGAATCAATGTATCAAACTTCTAATTTAGAAAATAAACAAGAAATAGTAGCAGATACAAAACACGAAGCAGAAATGAAAGTGAATGGCGAAGTTACGGATTCTATTTATACTCTTAATCAGTCGTTTACAGATGGTACAACCTATAAACAAGTGACTATACGTCATTTAGAAAATGGACAAGCGAAGATTGTAGATGGTAAAGTAAGTGAAATTGTAAAAAGAACAGCGCATATTACAAGCGGTAATAAATGGAAATTAATTGGTTTAATTTGGATACAAATCGTTTTTATTACAATGGTATATGGACCTATAGCAGCATTTTTAGTAGAAATGTTTCCAGTCAAAATTCGTTATACATCAATGTCGTTGCCTTATCATGTCGGAAATGGAATATTTGGTGGTTTATTACCCGCAGTTTCTACGTATTTAGTTACAAATGCAAAGAACAATGGTGATCCTCAATTTTATTTAGAAGGACTTTGGTATCCTATTGGTATTGCTGCAGTATGTTTTATAATTGGAGCAATTTATATTAGTAACAAAGATAGAAATGTGAATTAA
- a CDS encoding cobalamin-binding protein → MFINRYPQRIVCLTEEGTEILYTINEQHRLVGISGFTYRPPQARKEKPKVSTFLDAKFEEIIELKPDLVIGYSDLQADIAAELIRRGINVLIFNHRTVEEILNMILQFTSLIGCQDKGIKLVESYEKRIETIKKQASLLPYQPTVFFEEWDEPIISGSAWVNDLIEIAGGKLAFPELKNKALAKDRILLDKQVIERNPEIIIGSWCGKMFKPEKVEQRIGFEKIKAVQNNHLYEIKSELILQPGPAALTDGLDEIVQIINNYK, encoded by the coding sequence ATGTTTATAAATCGATACCCTCAACGCATTGTTTGCTTAACAGAAGAAGGAACCGAAATTTTGTATACTATTAACGAACAACATCGTTTGGTGGGTATTAGCGGCTTTACTTATCGACCACCACAAGCACGAAAAGAAAAACCAAAAGTTTCAACTTTTTTAGATGCAAAATTTGAAGAAATTATTGAACTTAAGCCTGATTTAGTTATTGGATATTCAGATTTACAAGCAGATATTGCTGCTGAATTAATTCGAAGAGGAATTAATGTTTTAATTTTTAACCACCGAACAGTTGAAGAAATTTTAAATATGATTCTTCAATTTACTTCATTAATTGGTTGTCAAGACAAAGGAATAAAATTAGTTGAATCGTATGAAAAACGAATCGAAACAATAAAAAAACAAGCTTCTCTTCTTCCCTATCAACCAACTGTTTTCTTCGAAGAATGGGACGAGCCAATTATTTCTGGAAGTGCTTGGGTAAATGATTTGATAGAAATTGCTGGTGGAAAATTAGCTTTTCCTGAACTTAAAAATAAAGCATTAGCAAAAGATCGAATTTTATTGGATAAACAAGTGATTGAACGAAATCCTGAAATTATTATTGGGTCTTGGTGTGGTAAGATGTTTAAACCCGAAAAAGTAGAACAACGAATAGGTTTCGAAAAAATAAAAGCTGTGCAGAATAATCATTTATATGAAATAAAATCTGAGTTGATTTTGCAACCTGGTCCTGCTGCTTTAACAGATGGTTTGGACGAAATTGTACAGATAATTAACAATTATAAATAA
- a CDS encoding gamma carbonic anhydrase family protein, with protein sequence MAIIKELNGHAPKFGKNCFLADNAVVVGEVEMGDDCSIWFSAVVRGDVHFIKMGNKVNIQDNATIHATYQKSPTIIGNNVSIGHNAIVHGCTIHDNVLIGMGAIVMDDCIVESNSLIAAGAILTKGTHVKEGELWAGIPAKKVKDVPKELKEGEIERIANNYLMYSSWYK encoded by the coding sequence ATGGCAATAATTAAAGAATTAAATGGACATGCACCAAAGTTCGGTAAAAACTGCTTTTTAGCGGATAACGCAGTGGTTGTAGGTGAGGTAGAAATGGGCGATGATTGCTCAATTTGGTTTTCTGCTGTGGTACGTGGAGATGTTCATTTTATAAAAATGGGTAATAAAGTGAATATTCAAGATAACGCTACGATACATGCCACGTATCAAAAATCTCCGACGATTATAGGGAATAATGTTTCGATTGGACATAATGCAATCGTGCATGGATGTACTATTCATGACAATGTTTTGATTGGAATGGGAGCAATTGTGATGGATGATTGTATTGTAGAGTCTAATTCGTTGATAGCAGCGGGAGCTATTTTAACCAAAGGTACACATGTTAAAGAAGGTGAGTTATGGGCTGGAATTCCTGCAAAAAAAGTAAAAGATGTCCCGAAAGAATTAAAAGAAGGCGAAATTGAACGTATTGCAAATAATTATTTGATGTATAGTAGTTGGTATAAATAA
- a CDS encoding NifU family protein, which translates to MMRVYEEITPNNNVMKFVCDETLTQGGVEFDKESTATESPLAQVLLTIPFIQKIFITANFVAIEKIDAVDWADVTEDLKEIINEHLEENAILMPMKKAPISIYAEMTPNPAAMKFVSNSMLAPEIIEIKSKEKAAGVPLAVAIYKEYPFVEEVFIVDNYVSLTKNESEDWSLWAMDVRSFITNYLQAGGPVFDEFYEFTTEVPEHIVVKSAEEFSSVEQQIKAILDEYVQPAVANDGGNIELIEFDEETRTAKMLLQGACSGCPSSTATLKNGIEGILKQMMPDVVDNVEAVNG; encoded by the coding sequence ATTATGAGAGTATACGAAGAAATTACACCAAATAATAATGTGATGAAGTTTGTTTGTGACGAGACTTTAACACAAGGTGGCGTTGAATTCGATAAAGAATCTACAGCTACCGAATCTCCTTTAGCGCAAGTTTTATTGACTATACCATTTATTCAAAAAATATTTATCACTGCAAATTTTGTCGCGATAGAAAAAATAGATGCAGTTGATTGGGCTGATGTTACAGAAGATTTGAAAGAAATTATCAATGAACATTTAGAAGAAAACGCAATTTTAATGCCGATGAAAAAGGCTCCCATTTCTATTTATGCAGAAATGACGCCAAATCCTGCGGCAATGAAATTTGTTTCAAATTCTATGTTAGCTCCAGAAATCATCGAAATAAAATCGAAAGAAAAAGCTGCTGGAGTTCCTTTAGCTGTTGCGATTTACAAAGAATATCCTTTTGTAGAGGAAGTATTTATTGTTGATAATTATGTTTCTTTAACGAAAAACGAATCAGAAGATTGGTCGCTTTGGGCAATGGATGTTCGCTCGTTTATCACAAACTATTTACAAGCTGGAGGTCCTGTTTTTGATGAATTTTATGAATTCACAACAGAAGTACCAGAGCATATTGTTGTAAAATCTGCTGAAGAATTTTCTTCTGTTGAACAACAAATCAAAGCTATTTTGGACGAATATGTTCAACCTGCTGTAGCAAATGACGGTGGTAATATCGAATTAATTGAGTTTGATGAAGAAACACGTACTGCTAAAATGTTGTTACAAGGCGCTTGTTCGGGCTGTCCTTCTTCTACAGCAACACTTAAAAATGGTATCGAAGGAATTTTAAAACAAATGATGCCTGACGTTGTGGATAACGTTGAAGCTGTAAACGGATAA
- a CDS encoding acetyl-CoA hydrolase/transferase family protein, giving the protein MKYTSATEAVKEIKSGDRVYVHAAAATPTILVTELSKRAHELRDVEFCHIYTTGAAEYANPAYRDSFFVNSFFLGANVRHTIKEGNGSYLPISFSEMAKVIKTELTIDVVLIQISEPDAHGFCSLGTSVENIKAAIETSRVVIAQVNKHMPRTFGDGIIHISKITHLVEHHQLLDVLDNGNITTEEARIGSYIAELIEDKSCLQLGIGSIPNAVLNNLKNHKGLGIHTELFSDGIVPLVKSGVITGEHKKLLKGKIVSTLVHGSQLLYDFIDDNPAIEMRDASFTNDPIKISQNNRMVSINSAIEVDVTGQVSADSIGTKIFSGVGGQVDFIYGSSLSKGGKSIIALTSTTVKGANKIVPFLKHGAGVVTTRAHVNYVVTEYGVANLFGKNIKQRVKAMVEIAHPNFREQIEREYYEALSN; this is encoded by the coding sequence ATGAAATATACTTCTGCAACAGAAGCAGTGAAAGAAATAAAATCTGGTGATCGTGTTTACGTTCATGCAGCAGCTGCTACACCAACAATTTTGGTGACAGAATTATCGAAGAGGGCACATGAATTGAGAGATGTAGAGTTTTGTCATATTTATACGACAGGTGCAGCAGAATATGCAAATCCTGCTTATAGAGATTCTTTTTTTGTCAATTCTTTTTTTTTAGGAGCCAATGTTCGTCACACCATAAAAGAAGGGAATGGTTCTTATTTGCCAATTTCTTTTAGTGAAATGGCAAAAGTGATTAAAACGGAACTTACGATTGATGTTGTACTGATTCAGATTTCTGAACCTGATGCCCACGGATTTTGTTCTTTGGGAACGTCTGTCGAGAACATTAAAGCAGCCATAGAAACATCTCGTGTGGTTATTGCGCAAGTGAATAAACATATGCCAAGAACATTTGGTGATGGGATTATTCATATATCAAAAATCACCCATTTAGTAGAGCATCATCAATTATTAGATGTTTTGGATAACGGAAATATAACGACAGAAGAAGCCAGAATAGGAAGTTATATTGCTGAATTGATTGAAGATAAAAGTTGTTTGCAATTAGGGATTGGTTCTATTCCAAATGCAGTTTTAAATAATTTGAAGAATCATAAAGGTTTAGGAATTCATACTGAGTTATTTTCAGATGGAATTGTTCCTTTAGTAAAATCTGGTGTAATTACAGGTGAACATAAAAAATTGTTGAAAGGGAAAATTGTATCAACTTTGGTACATGGTTCTCAATTGTTATATGATTTTATTGATGATAACCCAGCAATAGAAATGCGTGATGCATCTTTTACAAATGATCCAATCAAAATTAGCCAGAATAACCGAATGGTTTCGATTAATTCCGCTATCGAAGTTGATGTAACTGGACAAGTAAGTGCTGATTCAATCGGAACAAAAATATTTTCTGGTGTAGGAGGGCAAGTTGATTTTATTTATGGATCTTCTTTAAGTAAAGGAGGGAAATCAATTATTGCCTTAACATCAACAACAGTTAAAGGAGCAAATAAAATTGTTCCATTTCTGAAACATGGAGCAGGAGTAGTAACAACAAGAGCTCACGTAAACTACGTTGTAACAGAATATGGAGTAGCAAATTTATTTGGAAAAAATATTAAACAACGTGTAAAAGCAATGGTAGAAATTGCGCATCCAAATTTTAGAGAACAAATAGAAAGAGAATATTATGAAGCGCTTTCTAATTAA
- a CDS encoding isoaspartyl peptidase/L-asparaginase family protein, whose protein sequence is MKKIVGLILSVLTISVSAQSKQDKVVLVIHGGAGTILKKYMTAEKEKAYREALTESLTKGFEVIKKGGESEEAVIEAIKVMEDSPLFNAGKGAVFTHEGKNEMDASLMLGHTMQAGAVAGVTTIKNPITAAKTVLRNSAHVMMVGKGAEEFAQKQGLELVDPSYFKTEERWNSLQKVIEKDKDKMELDHDAKTQAYVPFNFVDEKFGTVGAVALDQKGHIAAGTSTGGMTNKRFGRVGDSPIIGAGTYANSEVGISSTGWGEYFIKAVAAYDVAALMEYKKLSSKQAGDEVIKKIGQLGGDGGMIILDKNGQASFPFNTAGMYRGSITQSGKITIEIYQ, encoded by the coding sequence ATGAAAAAAATAGTTGGTTTAATCTTGTCTGTTTTGACAATTTCTGTTTCTGCACAATCAAAACAAGACAAAGTTGTGTTAGTAATACATGGTGGAGCTGGAACAATTCTGAAAAAATATATGACAGCTGAAAAAGAAAAAGCTTACCGAGAAGCATTAACAGAATCTTTAACGAAAGGTTTTGAAGTTATAAAAAAAGGAGGAGAAAGTGAAGAAGCTGTTATAGAAGCCATAAAAGTGATGGAAGATTCGCCATTATTTAATGCAGGAAAAGGAGCGGTTTTTACACATGAAGGCAAGAATGAAATGGATGCTTCTTTGATGCTTGGACATACAATGCAAGCTGGTGCTGTGGCTGGAGTTACGACAATCAAAAATCCTATTACAGCAGCTAAAACAGTTTTACGAAATTCTGCACATGTGATGATGGTTGGAAAAGGAGCAGAAGAATTTGCTCAAAAGCAAGGCTTAGAATTGGTTGATCCAAGTTATTTCAAAACAGAAGAGCGTTGGAATTCTTTGCAAAAAGTAATCGAAAAAGATAAAGATAAAATGGAATTGGATCATGATGCCAAAACACAAGCTTATGTACCATTTAATTTTGTTGACGAAAAGTTTGGAACTGTTGGTGCAGTTGCATTAGATCAAAAAGGTCATATTGCTGCGGGAACTTCAACAGGAGGTATGACAAATAAACGTTTTGGTCGTGTTGGAGATTCTCCAATTATTGGTGCTGGAACCTATGCAAACAGTGAAGTTGGTATTTCGAGTACAGGTTGGGGCGAGTATTTTATAAAAGCTGTAGCAGCGTATGATGTGGCTGCATTAATGGAATATAAAAAACTTTCTTCCAAACAAGCAGGAGATGAGGTCATCAAAAAAATTGGTCAATTAGGTGGTGATGGAGGTATGATTATTTTAGATAAAAATGGTCAAGCAAGTTTTCCTTTTAATACCGCAGGCATGTATCGCGGAAGTATTACGCAATCGGGTAAGATAACTATCGAAATTTATCAATAA
- a CDS encoding AI-2E family transporter: MNSQKHYLSNNILLQLAFIAVILLVFGLISKNLLAFFPGFLGALCLYVLLLNPLQWLVKVKKWNKLVSVILLMISSAILIIGPLYLLIQMLTNKVMVLLNDTVQIKKDVNKIIEMLQTKFHIDVFSATNIEKITQVGGKLLEKTLNASMDMTVQLGVAFLILYFMLMNHQKLENWFYSAIPFKTSNLKRMNTDLKDLVISNAIGMPLTAFIQAVIAYIGYLIFGVDDAFTWFVLTIFAAMLPVVGAALIYVPLALFLLASGETGHAIGLLIYCFVVVGLSDNLIRLVLQKKMADVHPLITIFGVIVGLNLFGFIGIIFGPILFSVFFWLVKLYRYEFIDPNPEDN, from the coding sequence ATGAACTCACAAAAACATTATCTTTCTAATAATATTTTATTACAATTAGCATTTATTGCAGTTATACTTTTAGTTTTTGGGTTAATATCTAAAAATCTTTTGGCTTTTTTCCCTGGATTTCTTGGCGCTTTATGCTTGTATGTACTTCTTCTGAATCCTTTACAATGGTTGGTTAAAGTAAAAAAATGGAACAAATTAGTAAGTGTAATTTTACTAATGATTAGTAGTGCTATTTTAATTATTGGTCCATTGTATTTATTGATTCAAATGCTGACGAATAAAGTAATGGTTTTATTAAATGATACAGTTCAAATTAAAAAAGATGTCAATAAAATCATTGAAATGTTACAAACAAAATTTCATATTGATGTATTTAGCGCAACAAATATTGAAAAAATTACACAAGTCGGTGGAAAATTATTAGAAAAAACCCTGAATGCGTCTATGGATATGACAGTGCAATTGGGTGTTGCATTTCTTATTCTATACTTTATGTTAATGAATCATCAGAAACTTGAAAACTGGTTTTACTCAGCAATTCCTTTCAAAACAAGCAACCTTAAACGAATGAATACTGATTTAAAAGATTTGGTAATTTCTAACGCTATTGGAATGCCTTTGACAGCGTTTATACAAGCCGTAATTGCTTACATTGGATACTTAATATTTGGTGTAGACGATGCATTTACTTGGTTTGTTTTAACCATTTTTGCTGCAATGTTACCCGTCGTAGGTGCTGCATTAATCTACGTTCCTTTAGCTTTATTTTTACTTGCAAGTGGAGAAACAGGACACGCAATTGGATTATTGATTTACTGTTTTGTAGTGGTAGGACTTTCTGACAATTTGATTCGTTTAGTTTTACAAAAAAAGATGGCAGATGTTCATCCATTAATTACTATTTTTGGAGTAATCGTTGGTTTAAATCTTTTCGGATTTATCGGAATTATTTTCGGACCAATCTTATTTTCTGTATTCTTTTGGTTAGTAAAATTGTATCGATACGAATTTATTGATCCAAATCCCGAAGACAATTAA
- a CDS encoding acyl-CoA thioesterase — protein MNLENFKFFKPLEPRWSDFDPIGHVNNVFYFEYFQIGRAYYMQASSKKWQWTRHMFVIAHMEANYQIELRPNALEPRIGVRVSKLGNKSFDFEYIVTSKNENGEDLIHCTGKSTQVMYDMEAKKSMELPDWVKNDFKNYEGNL, from the coding sequence ATGAACTTAGAAAACTTTAAATTCTTTAAACCCTTAGAACCTCGTTGGAGTGATTTTGATCCAATTGGTCACGTAAATAATGTGTTTTATTTCGAGTATTTTCAAATTGGTCGCGCCTATTATATGCAGGCTTCAAGCAAAAAGTGGCAATGGACACGACATATGTTTGTGATTGCTCACATGGAAGCGAATTATCAAATAGAATTGCGTCCTAATGCTTTAGAACCACGTATTGGCGTTCGTGTATCGAAATTAGGAAACAAAAGTTTTGATTTCGAATATATCGTAACAAGTAAAAATGAAAACGGGGAAGATTTGATTCATTGTACCGGAAAAAGTACACAAGTAATGTACGATATGGAAGCAAAAAAATCAATGGAATTACCTGATTGGGTAAAAAATGATTTTAAAAATTACGAAGGTAATCTTTAA